Part of the Roseobacter litoralis Och 149 genome, CCGGTGTTCGGCGCTTTCATGGAAGAGCGCGTCTCCAAAGCCTTCACCAACCAGACCACCCGCACCAAGGTTATCGGTGCCTACATGGGCCTGATCAAACAGATCGACGACCAGATGGGCGAATTGATGGCCTTTCTCGACGCCAAGGGCCTGAGGGATGACACGTTGATCGTCTTTACCTCGGATCACGGCGACTATCTGGGCGATCACTGGCTTGGCGAAAAAGAGCTGTTTCACGATCCATCGGCGCGCATACCGCTGATTGTCATGGACCCAAGCCCGGAGGCAGATGCCACGCGCGGGACGGTGTCAAATGCACTGGTGGAGGCGATCGACGTGGCCCCCACCATTCTCGATTATTTCGGCGGACAAGAGGTGCCGCATATCATCGAGGGCAAGTCCCTGCGCCCCTTGATGCACGGCAAACAGGAAGCTCTGCGCGATTTTGTGGTGTCTGAATATGATTATTCCATGCGTCAGGTCCGCCGTCGTCTTGGCGTCAGCGTCGCGGATGCCAAACTGACGATGCTGTTTGACGGGCGCTGGAAATACGTCTTTGCCGAAGGCTTTCGCCCGATGTTGTTCGATCTGGAAACCGACCCGAATGAATTTCACGATCTCGGCGGTGATCCCGCCTATGCGGCCGAATGTGACCGCCTTCAGGCGTTGTTCTTCCAGTGGACCCGCCGTATCAGCCAGCGCACCACAATGTCGGATGCCGAGATCGAAAGGCGCGGTGCAGACCTGAACGAGGCAAGGGCGGGCATCATCATCGGTTTCCCCACCGAAGCCGACCTTGAGGCCGCGCTTGAGGCGGATAAAAAGCCGCCGTCCTGATCCCCCTTTCAGGCAGTACAGCGCGGGCTTCCATTCCTCTTTCGTATATTCATTTTCCGCCCGGGAGGATACGCCCATCTATCGGACGGTATCAGTGAAAAAATGAAAAAGACGGGTGCAGCGGTCAGAGCGCCTGCTAGACTGCCAAATGAACGGGTCTGTGCCCCGATGCCAGAGCGTGGTGGACCGACGAAAAGAGACATGTCGCTGGTCAAGCGCCTGAAAGAAATCTCGAAGTGAGGAAAAACTGTGACCCAATACAAGACTGATTTCGAATGGACACGCCAGCAGTTCGATCTGCCCGAAGGGATGATCTATCTTAACGGCAACTCCCTCGGGCCGATGCCGCGCGCGTCGGTGCCAGCCATGACCAGTTTTCTCAACGATGAATGGCGCACCGAACTGATCAAGGGCTGGAACACCAAGGACTGGTTCATGCAGACCAATACGCTGGGCGATCGTATCGGGCGTCTGATTGGCGCACCTGCGGGCTCCACCGTGGTCAGCGATACATTGTCCATAAAGGTCTTTCAGGCGGTTGCAGCGGGTATGGCGATGGTGCCGGACCGCAAGGTGATCCTGTCGGACAACGGAAATTTCCCGACGGACCTTTATATGGTCGAGGGGCTGATCAAGCTGAAGGATGCAGGTTACGAGTTGCGCACGCCCGATCCCGAAGATGTCATGGACCATATCATCGAAGACGTCGGCGTGGTGATGCTCACCGAAGTCGACTACCGCACAGGCCGGCGCCACGACATGAAAGCGATCATCGACAAAGCGCATGCGCTGGGCGCGGTGGTCGTCTGGGATCTGGCGCATTCTGCCGGTGCGGTGCCTGTCGATGTGGGTGGCTGTGACGTGGATTTCGCGGTGGGCTGCACGTATAAGTATCTTAACGGTGGGCCCGGCGCGCCTGCGTTCATCCATGTGGCGCCCCGTCTGCTCGACACGGTCGAGCCGTTCCTGTCGGGCTGGTATGGGCATGAGGCCCCCTTTGCCTTTGACACCGCATTCCGCCCCATGCCAGGCAAGATCGAACGGATGCGGATCGGCACGCCGTCGATTGCGTCTTTCGCGCTTTTGTCCGTGGCGCTCGATATTTGGGACAATGTGGA contains:
- a CDS encoding alkaline phosphatase family protein yields the protein MTKNVLFIMCDQLRWDYLSCAGHPGLETPHIDALAKRGVRFDRAYVQSPICGPSRMSFYTGRYVSSHGSTWNSIPLKVGEMTLGDHLRPLGVRTALCGKTHMAADAEGMKRLGLAPDSTIGALVAECGFEPYERDDGLHPSTSYGKRNKNYDDFMKERGWEDENPWDSVANSGEDQDGNILSGWFLDNSDLKARAADEESETPYITRRAMDFIEEAGDTPWCLHLSYIKPHWPYIVPAPYHDMYPPETHSPVLRHDGEKDDPHPVFGAFMEERVSKAFTNQTTRTKVIGAYMGLIKQIDDQMGELMAFLDAKGLRDDTLIVFTSDHGDYLGDHWLGEKELFHDPSARIPLIVMDPSPEADATRGTVSNALVEAIDVAPTILDYFGGQEVPHIIEGKSLRPLMHGKQEALRDFVVSEYDYSMRQVRRRLGVSVADAKLTMLFDGRWKYVFAEGFRPMLFDLETDPNEFHDLGGDPAYAAECDRLQALFFQWTRRISQRTTMSDAEIERRGADLNEARAGIIIGFPTEADLEAALEADKKPPS
- the kynU gene encoding kynureninase produces the protein MTQYKTDFEWTRQQFDLPEGMIYLNGNSLGPMPRASVPAMTSFLNDEWRTELIKGWNTKDWFMQTNTLGDRIGRLIGAPAGSTVVSDTLSIKVFQAVAAGMAMVPDRKVILSDNGNFPTDLYMVEGLIKLKDAGYELRTPDPEDVMDHIIEDVGVVMLTEVDYRTGRRHDMKAIIDKAHALGAVVVWDLAHSAGAVPVDVGGCDVDFAVGCTYKYLNGGPGAPAFIHVAPRLLDTVEPFLSGWYGHEAPFAFDTAFRPMPGKIERMRIGTPSIASFALLSVALDIWDNVDMDELQTRSAELCALFISEIEARCPGLDLVTPREPRKRGSHVSFAFEHGYACMQALIADNVIGDFRAPNVMRFGITPLFVNEADIMGAVDKLEKILKEERWKNAQFQKRSLVT